A section of the Paenibacillus yonginensis genome encodes:
- a CDS encoding aspartate carbamoyltransferase catalytic subunit, which translates to MALTSTILKERSLLGLKDLSRTEIETLLDRAAYWEQQPDKVIPVLKDRFVANMFFENSTRTRFSFEMAEKRLGAEVLNFAAAASSVEKGESIYDTVRTLESMGIHAGVIRLKPIGLLAQLAEKVNVPLVNAGDGNNEHPTQALLDLYTMRKEFGSLEGLRVSIIGDIKHSRVARSNLWALEKFGAKVKFCAPESMQAPELAEEAPYVTMDEALKADVVMMLRVQLERHATGILKSPEEYRFQYGLTEERAAKLAGHTIIMHPAPVNRDVEIDDALVESPKSRIFPQMRNGVPIRMAVMERALRL; encoded by the coding sequence ATGGCCCTTACATCGACCATCCTGAAAGAACGCAGTCTGCTGGGGCTCAAGGACCTCAGCCGCACGGAAATTGAAACGCTGCTGGATCGGGCTGCTTATTGGGAGCAACAGCCGGATAAGGTGATTCCGGTACTGAAAGATCGTTTTGTGGCGAATATGTTTTTCGAGAACAGCACGCGGACGCGGTTCTCGTTCGAAATGGCGGAGAAGCGGCTGGGTGCCGAAGTGCTGAACTTTGCAGCAGCAGCCTCCAGCGTGGAGAAAGGGGAATCTATCTACGATACGGTCCGCACGCTTGAATCGATGGGCATCCATGCCGGGGTGATCCGCTTGAAGCCGATCGGGCTCCTGGCCCAGCTGGCCGAGAAGGTTAACGTTCCGCTGGTGAATGCTGGTGACGGCAACAACGAGCATCCTACCCAGGCGCTGCTGGATCTGTACACGATGAGGAAGGAATTTGGCAGTCTGGAGGGACTCCGGGTTTCAATCATCGGGGACATCAAGCACAGCCGGGTAGCCCGCTCGAACCTATGGGCGCTGGAGAAATTCGGGGCTAAAGTGAAGTTTTGCGCGCCGGAATCGATGCAGGCGCCGGAGCTGGCCGAAGAGGCACCTTATGTAACCATGGACGAAGCGCTGAAGGCCGATGTGGTAATGATGCTGAGAGTTCAGCTGGAACGTCATGCAACGGGGATTCTGAAATCCCCGGAAGAGTACCGCTTCCAGTACGGCTTGACGGAGGAACGGGCGGCCAAACTTGCCGGGCATACAATCATCATGCATCCGGCTCCGGTGAACCGCGATGTGGAGATCGACGACGCACTGGTGGAAAGCCCGAAATCGAGGATTTTTCCGCAAATGAGAAACGGGGTTCCAATCCGCATGGCGGTAATGGAGCGAGCGCTCAGACTCTAA
- the pyrR gene encoding bifunctional pyr operon transcriptional regulator/uracil phosphoribosyltransferase PyrR: MSENRVIMDEAAIRRALTRIAHEILEKNKGIEGCMLVGIVSRGVHLAQRLAERLEDIEGVTVPWGELDVTPYRDDRESAEGTAAAGDQLKGLEVQGKKVILVDDVLFTGRTIRAAMDAIMDCGRPESIQLAVLADRGHRELPIRPDYVGKNVPTSREEEIEVLLQERDETDVVRLTQKRGN, encoded by the coding sequence ATGAGCGAGAACCGTGTCATTATGGACGAAGCTGCGATTCGCCGGGCATTAACGAGGATTGCGCATGAGATTTTAGAGAAAAACAAAGGAATCGAAGGTTGTATGCTGGTCGGAATCGTCAGCCGAGGGGTTCATCTGGCCCAGCGGCTTGCAGAACGTCTGGAGGACATTGAAGGCGTCACGGTGCCTTGGGGGGAACTTGATGTAACTCCTTACCGGGACGACCGGGAAAGCGCCGAGGGCACTGCCGCGGCGGGAGATCAGCTGAAGGGCCTTGAGGTACAGGGCAAGAAAGTGATTCTGGTCGATGACGTGCTGTTCACGGGCCGGACGATACGCGCGGCGATGGATGCCATCATGGATTGCGGACGTCCTGAATCCATACAGCTGGCGGTGCTTGCAGACCGCGGACATCGTGAGCTTCCGATCCGCCCGGATTACGTAGGCAAAAATGTGCCGACCTCCCGGGAAGAGGAAATTGAGGTTTTACTCCAGGAACGCGACGAGACGGATGTTGTCAGACTTACACAGAAGCGGGGGAACTAA
- a CDS encoding class I SAM-dependent methyltransferase: MDVSKKNQVKQQFSRNAEKYVVSPKHAKGEDLDWLVSHAEANRNMKVLDIATGGGHVANALAPLVQQVTAYDLTPEMLEAAERFISGNGHTNVNYVTGDAEKLPFEAASFDRVTCRIAAHHFTDITAFTAEALRVLKPGGKLLLIDNVAPEEDRLDQFYNEIEKLRDPSHVRAWKKSEWIHLMESTGFRMEMAVCFPKPFPFREWCERAGLPLAEREALENKLLQSPEEIRHFFSMDLGDQGQLAGFSGEAVYIQAVRPN; this comes from the coding sequence ATGGATGTATCGAAGAAGAACCAGGTCAAGCAGCAGTTTTCCCGAAATGCCGAGAAGTATGTGGTCAGCCCGAAACATGCCAAAGGCGAAGATTTGGACTGGCTCGTGTCTCATGCCGAAGCTAACAGGAATATGAAGGTACTCGATATTGCAACAGGGGGAGGCCATGTAGCCAATGCGCTTGCGCCGCTTGTTCAGCAGGTGACCGCCTACGACCTGACCCCTGAAATGCTGGAGGCTGCAGAACGTTTTATTAGTGGCAACGGGCATACTAATGTAAACTACGTAACGGGAGACGCAGAGAAACTGCCCTTTGAAGCTGCATCCTTTGATCGGGTGACCTGCCGGATCGCCGCCCATCATTTCACGGATATCACGGCCTTTACTGCAGAGGCGCTGCGAGTCCTCAAACCTGGAGGAAAGCTGCTGCTGATTGACAATGTAGCCCCTGAAGAGGACCGTCTGGATCAATTTTATAATGAGATCGAGAAACTCAGGGATCCAAGTCATGTCCGGGCATGGAAAAAGTCGGAATGGATTCATTTGATGGAAAGCACAGGATTTCGAATGGAGATGGCCGTGTGTTTCCCCAAACCTTTTCCCTTCAGGGAATGGTGCGAGCGGGCTGGTCTTCCGCTAGCGGAGAGAGAAGCTTTAGAGAACAAGCTGCTGCAAAGTCCGGAAGAAATCCGTCATTTTTTCTCGATGGATTTAGGTGACCAAGGACAGCTTGCAGGGTTCTCCGGTGAAGCGGTTTATATACAGGCCGTCCGTCCGAACTAA
- a CDS encoding RluA family pseudouridine synthase: MSEDNTGLYEWTADEKDAKQRIDKYIVEGLEEQVSRSQIQLWIDGGHVTVNGKAVKPNYKLAAGDEVTVQIPETSAVEIVPEDIPLEVYYEDSDVIVVNKPRGMVVHPAPGHASGTLVNALMFHCRDLSGINGELRPGIVHRIDKDTSGLLMAAKNDLAHASLAAQLKDHSVTRKYFALVHGNLSHDQGTVDAPIGRDSADRKMFTVTEKNSKHAVTHFQVAERFGDYTLLELQLETGRTHQIRVHMKFIGHPLVGDPMYGKSKGIKMDGQALHAAVLGFVHPRSGEYLEFAAPMPEDMEQLLVQLRGR; this comes from the coding sequence ATGTCCGAGGATAACACAGGACTATACGAATGGACGGCTGATGAGAAGGACGCTAAACAGCGGATCGACAAATATATTGTGGAGGGCCTGGAAGAGCAGGTTTCCCGCAGCCAGATTCAGCTTTGGATTGACGGCGGCCATGTGACGGTTAACGGTAAAGCGGTCAAGCCGAACTACAAGCTGGCAGCCGGGGATGAAGTAACGGTGCAAATTCCGGAGACAAGCGCCGTGGAGATTGTGCCGGAAGATATTCCGCTTGAGGTTTATTATGAAGACAGCGATGTTATTGTTGTTAACAAACCAAGAGGCATGGTCGTTCATCCGGCACCGGGACACGCCTCGGGAACGCTTGTAAACGCGTTGATGTTTCACTGCAGGGATTTGTCGGGCATTAACGGCGAACTCCGTCCCGGCATTGTCCATCGGATTGATAAGGATACATCAGGTCTGCTGATGGCTGCTAAAAATGATCTGGCCCACGCTTCGCTTGCAGCCCAGCTTAAAGACCATTCCGTTACGCGTAAATATTTTGCGCTGGTTCACGGCAATCTGAGCCATGATCAAGGTACGGTGGATGCGCCGATCGGGCGTGATTCCGCTGACCGGAAGATGTTCACCGTCACCGAGAAGAACAGCAAACATGCGGTCACGCATTTTCAAGTGGCAGAACGGTTTGGCGATTATACACTGCTTGAGCTGCAGCTGGAAACCGGACGGACCCACCAAATTCGGGTGCATATGAAATTTATCGGCCACCCTCTGGTCGGAGACCCGATGTACGGCAAGAGCAAAGGCATCAAGATGGACGGACAAGCGCTGCATGCGGCGGTGCTCGGTTTTGTTCATCCGCGCAGCGGAGAGTATCTGGAATTTGCCGCTCCGATGCCGGAAGATATGGAACAGCTGCTGGTGCAGCTGCGCGGACGCTAA
- the lspA gene encoding signal peptidase II codes for MVYYLIALIAFLVDQGTKYLIAKQMQIGEEIPVIGHFFVITSSRNQGAAFGILQGKRWFFIVITVAVVIGIVWYMERVKKNGQKLLPVALSLILGGAIGNFLDRSLNAEVVDFLQFTFGSYIFPIFNIADSCIVVGVALIILDTLLESRRDKTKPADAQGDNQL; via the coding sequence GTGGTGTATTATTTGATTGCTTTAATCGCTTTTCTGGTTGATCAAGGGACCAAATACCTGATTGCGAAACAGATGCAGATCGGTGAAGAAATTCCGGTCATCGGTCATTTTTTTGTGATTACGTCAAGCCGGAACCAAGGTGCTGCTTTCGGCATTTTACAAGGTAAACGCTGGTTTTTTATCGTCATTACCGTTGCAGTTGTAATTGGAATTGTCTGGTATATGGAACGGGTGAAAAAGAATGGCCAGAAGCTGCTTCCTGTAGCGCTTTCCCTCATTTTGGGCGGGGCTATCGGCAATTTCCTGGACCGCTCTTTAAACGCAGAAGTGGTGGATTTTCTGCAGTTTACGTTTGGCAGTTATATTTTCCCGATATTTAATATTGCTGATTCGTGTATCGTAGTCGGTGTCGCCTTAATTATTCTGGATACTTTGCTGGAAAGCCGCCGGGATAAAACAAAGCCGGCCGATGCGCAAGGAGACAATCAGTTATGA
- a CDS encoding TraR/DksA C4-type zinc finger protein, protein MDHLTQTELQSLEEQLLERKQDLERRLEDNDHFGIEASLRDETGELSTNDNHPADVATEMFERSKDLSLLEHAEMELTRVNEALLRMQEGSYGICETCGAAIDPERLKAIPETCYCREHSPQQFVSARRPVEEELLYPPFGRTSFDERDDETEFDGEDAWQIVESYGSSTSPAYAEDNEVDDYNDLEIEASGELDGFTEAFESFVATDIYGSNPVFYRNGVYRKHMKETKHLATEDSLGKGSNIY, encoded by the coding sequence ATGGATCACCTGACCCAAACCGAACTGCAGAGTCTTGAAGAACAGCTACTGGAACGCAAGCAGGACCTCGAACGCAGGCTGGAAGACAACGATCACTTTGGCATCGAAGCTTCCCTCCGCGACGAAACCGGCGAGCTGTCCACCAATGATAATCATCCGGCAGACGTCGCCACGGAAATGTTTGAGCGCTCCAAGGATTTATCCCTGCTGGAGCATGCCGAAATGGAACTGACCCGCGTTAATGAAGCTTTGCTTCGCATGCAGGAGGGTTCCTACGGCATCTGTGAAACCTGCGGGGCTGCCATTGACCCGGAGCGTCTGAAGGCGATTCCGGAGACCTGCTATTGCCGCGAGCACAGTCCTCAGCAGTTCGTTTCGGCAAGACGACCGGTGGAGGAAGAACTTCTGTATCCGCCATTTGGCCGAACCAGCTTTGACGAACGTGACGATGAAACCGAATTTGACGGCGAAGACGCCTGGCAGATTGTCGAAAGTTATGGGTCCTCCACCTCCCCGGCTTATGCGGAGGATAACGAGGTCGATGACTACAACGATCTTGAGATTGAAGCAAGCGGTGAGCTGGACGGCTTTACCGAAGCTTTTGAAAGCTTTGTAGCCACCGATATTTACGGCAGCAATCCCGTCTTTTACCGAAACGGCGTTTACCGCAAGCATATGAAAGAAACCAAACATCTGGCTACCGAGGATTCGCTCGGCAAAGGCTCCAACATTTATTAA
- a CDS encoding DUF5665 domain-containing protein, which yields MEDRVNRVYELTVWLANELEKSRIADYTQLLHRPFRLIWLNLLSGTARGVGYGIGLTLFGATIIYLLQALGALNLPIIGDYIADLVRIVQRQLQL from the coding sequence ATGGAAGACCGGGTGAACCGGGTCTATGAGCTGACTGTTTGGCTTGCCAATGAGCTGGAGAAATCGAGAATAGCGGACTATACCCAGCTGCTTCACCGGCCATTTCGGCTGATCTGGCTGAATTTATTGTCGGGTACGGCGAGAGGCGTCGGCTACGGGATCGGGTTGACCCTGTTTGGCGCAACGATTATTTATTTGCTGCAGGCGCTCGGAGCGCTTAACCTGCCGATTATCGGCGATTATATCGCGGATCTGGTCCGGATCGTGCAAAGGCAGCTGCAGCTTTAG